One part of the Anopheles coustani chromosome 2, idAnoCousDA_361_x.2, whole genome shotgun sequence genome encodes these proteins:
- the LOC131262745 gene encoding uncharacterized protein LOC131262745 — MAGVLFVVHIPSARYERELRRKEQERLAKSTTATTEDEKDGEKLNGKSEETQPFVTPQPKKPVSKIPRSSIITAPDDDDRVAGDAGAAPTIKFIDQDGEEIPGKPGDDDEPKDDDKDGDEKGKDKKSNFLAEPFDRASALRKSWDGFRDLLGSARKEKTAREEAAEKLTLTGNSSMEEVLKTIINEKRLHTAAWIETDQGNGFHIMFSIESGPICDDVIYMLSSWGVGQRFNSTISITSCTLYSQPPVVEEQQEEAGGEVNKNNDGSAWNTFLSTVRARLNVAQIVEEVKHDAQVSFDFVSMLAVASILAAFGLVEDSSVFLIASMLVSPLMGPIIAIIFGTVVKERQLQLIGLKNEIIGIMLTVTVGFVFGLIVCSIDDRYSVGEGITHEMLARCETHSLLVGIAIALPSGAAVAIAILGENIGSLVGVAISASLLPPAVNAGVLWALSCLYFLFGSEESRYGTLIKTQIYSENQGLELFTLGCMSISLTLLNIMCIYLGGVMFLIIKEVAPVVPKDQKQFWKHDIKIARDYNRTLHTNDGLSMSKQLIHELTTLHHNNDTTTGGLRSDYLLNSASKAGHQNTWSPRHNYHQRDHRPTIQELEALYLSLSANTTENQFHHSAHHGGLNYMNFDRFATSPTQHRRMNPPSHGGISRGRFGESLRGTSGPLSKILEDVAAGTSGAKAEGGHGQAHGERGGRTTRSYGLPSFKRSSKKFTVTPAYDPIQKE, encoded by the exons ATGGCCGGCGTTCTGTTCGTCGTCCACATTCCTTCCGCCCGGTATGAGCGGGAGCTGCGACGGAAGGAACAGGAGCGTCTAGCGAAATCGACCACCGCAACGACGGAAGATGAGAAGGATGGGGAAAAATTGAACGGCAAGTCGGAGGAAACGCAACCGTTCGTTACACCACAGCCGAAGAAACCCGTTTCGAAG ATCCCTCGATCCAGCATCATAACCGCGCCGGATGACGACGACAGGGTGGCGGGGGATGCTGGTGCCGCACCGACCATAAAGTTTATCGACCAAGACGGCGAAGAAATTCCGGGAAAGCCGGGCGATGACGACGAGCCCAAGGATGACGACAAGGATGGCGACGAGAAGGGCAAAGACAAGAAGTCGAACTTTCTCGCCGAACCGTTCGATCGTGCGTCGGCCCTACGCAAGTCCTGGGACGGTTTCAGGGATCTGCTCGGATCGGCACGGAAGGAGAAGACAGCTCGCGAGGAGGCGGCCGAGAAGCTGACGCTGACCGGCAACTCGTCGATGGAGGAGGTCCTGAAGACGATCATCAACGAGAAACGCCTTCATACCGCTGCCTGGATCGAAACGGACCAGGGAAATGGTTTTCAT ATCATGTTCTCCATCGAGTCTGGACCGATTTGCGATGATGTCATCTATATGCTGAGTTCGTGGGGCGTTGGCCAACGGTTTAACTCGACCATCTCGATCACCTCCTGCACACTGTACAGCCAACCGCCGGTCGTGGAAGAACAGCAGGAAGA AGCGGGAGgcgaagtaaataaaaataatgacgGAAGCGCATGGAACACGTTCCTTTCCACCGTTCGTGCCCGATTAAATGTGGCGCAAATTGTGGAAGAAGTAAAACACGATGCTCAAGTATCGTTCGATTTCGTGTCCATGCTTGCGGTTGCCAG TATTCTGGCTGCGTTCGGACTGGTCGAAGACAGTTCGGTGTTTCTCATCGCCAGTATGCTCGTCTCACCGCTCATG GGACCAATCATTGCCATTATCTTCGGAACCGTGGTCAAGGAGCGCCAGTTGCAGTTGATtgggttgaaaaatgaaatcattggCATCATGCTCACGGTGACGGTGGGCTTCGTTTTCGGGCTGATCGTTTGCAGTATCGACGACCGGTACAGCGTGGGCGAGGGTATAACGCACGAGATGCTGGCCCGATGCGAAACCCATTCGTTGTTGGTCGGTATTGCTATCGCACTGCCTTCCGGTGCAGCCGTCGCTATTGCAATTCTGGGTGAAAATATCGGGTCACTGGTCGGTGTGGCCATTTCGGCTTCACTGTTGCCACCGGCTGTCAATGCG GGAGTCCTTTGGGCACTTTCATGTTTGTACTTCCTATTCGGCTCGGAAGAGTCCCGCTACGGTACACTAATCAAAACGCAGATTTACTCCGAAAACCAAGGCTTGGAGCTGTTCACCCTCGGGTGCATGAGCATCTCGCTGACCCTACTCAACATTATGTGCATCTACCTGGGAGGAGTCATGTTCCTAATT ATCAAAGAGGTAGCCCCGGTGGTGCCGAAGGATCAGAAACAGTTCTGGAAGCACGATATCAAAATTGCGCGTGACTACAACCGCACGCTGCACACGAACGATGGGCTATCGATGAGCAAACAGCTGATCCATGAGCTGACAACATTGCATCACAACAACGACACCACGACCGGTGGCCTGCGTAGTGATTATCTGCTGAATTCGGCCTCGAAGGCTGGTCACCAGAATACTTGGTCACCGCGGCACAACTACCATCAGCGCGATCACCGTCCGACGATCCAGGAACTGGAGGCACTCTACCTCAGTCTGTCGGCCAACACGACCGAGAACCAGTTCCACCATTCGGCCCATCACGGTGGACTGAACTATATGAACTTCGATCGTTTC GCCACCTCACCTACGCAGCATCGGCGCATGAATCCTCCGAGTCACGGTGGCATTTCGCGCGGTCGCTTCGGTGAATCGCTGCGCGGTACCTCCGGTCCGCTTTCGAAGATCCTGGAAGATGTGGCCGCCGGTACGTCGGGTGCCAAAGCCGAGGGAGGCCATGGGCAGGCGCACGGTGAACGTGGTGGCCGTACCACCCGGAGCTATGGGCTTCCGAGCTTCAAGCGAAGCTCCAAAAAGTTCACCGTAACACCGGCGTACGATCCGATCCAGAAGGAGTAG